A region from the Prionailurus viverrinus isolate Anna chromosome E2, UM_Priviv_1.0, whole genome shotgun sequence genome encodes:
- the TAF1C gene encoding TATA box-binding protein-associated factor RNA polymerase I subunit C isoform X1 — translation MDFPGSLPPTLFRTGPLGVSNTPDLSFMCSWRDALTLPEPLAQNSQNGVSCTAAAPLWEPETPGPLPLLPPGPDPWDPGVTARDLLFRGGIPFRRKPRAVLDVTEQVGRRTVASAVWPGLCLVTWPPLLQLSRFLWDHGDIAFAPLGKLMLENFKLEGARSHSKKKTVVSVKSLLQDLGGHQPWGCPWASLSFRQRRFSILGGPVLGTSVAGLLGELLHEELATRWERLLLDDAFTGGALAWVPGRTPRVGQLVYPAGGALDKLHFQEVSVAPGGDPQALGDPGHIQLRGPVRQVVTHTVQGEALLAVRSDYHCALWKVSKQGRPAPLQVLQIGKGATGISLSPHLPGELAVCSRSGAVCLWTPQDGLQQIYKDPETLVFRDPSPWRWADFTAHPRVLTVGDRTGVKIIDTQGPPGCGLLLFRGGAEAACQKGERVLLTRYLGGCGPEPLCPTFHLILTQFSLYLVDERLPLVPLLKWNHDLPSAPLFAQLLPPPQPGHAQPLLLGGQGGHLRLLQLAGTGASAPRLAGPPQSLPSSSDSLSAFPLLEPKSQWRLQERLKAPTIGLAAVLMPSASAPVLFLFQLSAAGDVFHQSLRLQADPGLASGAPVASWTPQATARCGRWLKALLEVPLPPPVWAAPNFSHRRVLGCVEPRRMEQKVPEGLRAAMAEGRLLLRRDLGSAPSAEPPPAPEPGPEDELSARLEAAWEGRAAAWWESQQGGSSGPGKRPQRHKRRTQLSSTFSSLSGRLDLSDATSPPRSPDRTSPEARPQPPVTPPSQELTQEPWARGVPSERQQTLRDYMAKLPLRGDPPGGVPSPLSQASGVRATPSGQQPLQDGSAERPLRRHMLGGAAVPSSQTSGVRATPSRQQAPVPSGSQPRRRKPRMGF, via the exons ATGGACTTCCCCGGCTCGCTCCCACCCACGTTGTTTAGGACCGGCCCCCTTGGTGTGAGTAACACCCCTGACCTGTCTTTCATGTGTAGCTGGAGAGACGCGCTCACCCTGCCTGAGCCCCTGGCCCAGAACTCCCAG AATGGGGTGTCGTGCACGGCCGCAGCCCCGCTCTGGGAGCCGGAGACCCCCGGGCCCCTTCCCTTGCTGCCTCCTGGTCCCG ATCCCTGGGACCCTGGGGTGACCGCCCGGGACCTGCTTTTCCGGGGAGGTATCCCGTTCCGAAGAAAGCCCCGGGCCGTGCTGGATGTGACGGAACAGGTGGGTAGGCGCACGGTGGCCAGTGCCGTGTGGCCGGGGCTGTGCTTAGTGACCTGGCCTCCTCTCCTGCAGCTCAGCCGCTTCCTGTGGGACCACGGGGACATAGCCTTTGCGCCCCTGGGGAAGCTGATGCTGGAGAATTTCAAACTAGAGGGAGCACGG AGCCATTCTAAGAAGAAGACAGTGGTCAGTGTGAAGAGTCTGCTCCAGGACCTCGGTGGACACCAGCCCTGGGG gtgtccctgggcttCCCTCAGCTTCCGACAGCGCCGGTTCTCCATCCTCGGGGGCCCCGTCCTGGGCACGTCCGTGGCCGGCCTGCTGGGAGAGCTGCTGCATGAGGAGCTGGCCACGCGGTGGGAGCGGCTCCTCCTGGACGACGCGTTTACCGGGGGCGCGTTGGCCTGGGTGCCCGGAAGGACGCCCCGGGTGGGACAGTTGGTCTACCCTGCGGGAGGCGCCCTGGACAAGCTGC ATTTCCAAGAGGTCAGCGTGGCCCCAGGTGGTGACCCCCAGGCCCTCGGCGACCCTGGCCACATCCAGCTCCGAGGGCCTGTCCGGCAGGTGGTGACCCACACCGTGCAAGGGGAAG CCCTGCTGGCTGTCCGGTCTGACTACCACTGTGCCCTGTGGAAGGTCAGTAAGCAGgggcgccccgcccccctccaggtGCTGCAGATCGGGAAGGGGGCCACAGGGATCAGCCTCAG CCCTCACCTGCCTGGGGAGCTGGCTGTCTGCAGCCGTTCGGGAGCCGTCTGTCTGTGGACCCCCCAGGATGG GCTGCAGCAAATCTACAAGGACCCCGAGACCCTTGTGTTCCGGGACCCCTCTCCCTGGCGCTGGGCAGACTTCACGGCCCATCCCCGGGTGCTGACCGTGGGTGACCGCACTGGAGTGAAGATTATCGACACTCAG GGCCCACCCGGGTGTGGTCTGCTGCTCTTTCGTGGGGGGGCAGAAGCAGCGTGCCAGAAAGGGGAGCGCGTCCTGCTGACCCGGTACCTGGGGGGGTGTGGCCCCGAGCCCCTGTGCCCCACGTTCCATCTCATCCTGACCCAG TTCTCGCTCTACCTGGTGGATGAGCGCCTCCCCTTGGTGCCCCTGCTGAAGTGGAATCACgacctcccctccgcccccctgtTTGCCCAGCTgctgcccccgccccagcccggGCACGCACAGCCGCTGCTGCTGGGGGGCCAGGGCGGGCACCTGCGGCTGCTGCAGCTCGCAG GAACGGGGGCCTCCGCGCCCCGGCTGGCGGGCCCCCCCCAGTCTCTCCCCTCCAGCAGCGACTCCCTCTCCGCGTTCCCCCTGCTGGAGCCCAAGAGTCAGTGGCGGCTGCAGGAGCGTCTGAAAGCGCCAACCATAG GTCTGGCTGCCGTGCTCATGCCCTCTGCCTCCGCGCCGGTCCTGTTCCTCTTCCAGCTTTCCGCGGCTGGGGATGTCTTCCACCAGAGCCTCCGCCTCCAGGCGGACCCCGGGCTCGCCTCCGGTGCCCCTGTGGCTTCCTGGACTCCCCAGGCCACCGCCCGCTGCGGCCGGTGGCTGAAGGCCCTGCTGGAGGTACCCCTGCCTCCCCCCGTGTGGGCAGCACCCAACTTCTCCCACCGCCGTGTGCTAGGCTGCGTGGAACCGCGGCGGATGGAACAGAAGGTGCCGGAGGGTCTCCGTGCAGCCATGGCCGAAGGGCGACTCCTGCTGCGGAGGGACCTGGGCTCCGCGCCCTCTGCGGAGCCACCCCCTGCCCCCGAGCCAGGCCCCGAGGACGAGCTCAGTGCGCGTTTGGAGGCAGCCTGGGAAGGCCGGGCGGCCGCCTGGTGGGAGAGCCAGCAGGGCGGGAGCTCGGGGCCCGGGAAACGGCCCCAGCGGCACAAGCGCCGGACTCAGCTGTCCAGCACTTTCTCCTCGCTCAGCGGCCGCCTGGACCTCTCGGACGCCACCAGCCCCCCCCGCAGCCCAGACCGGACGTCCCCTGAGGCCAGGCCTCAACCACCGGTGACCCCGCCCTCCCAGGAGCTGACCCAGGAGCCGTGGGCTCGGGGTGTCCCCTCGGAGAGGCAGCAGACGCTCCGGGACTACATGGCCAAGCTACCGCTCCGCGGGGACCCCCCAGGAGGCGTCCCCTCACCCCTGTCCCAGGCCTCTGGTGTCCGGGCCACCCCCTCCGGGCAGCAGCCCCTCCAGGATGGCTCAGCGGAGCGGCCGCTCCGAAGGCACATGCTGGGAGGTGCCGCCGTGCCCTCTTCCCAGACCTCCGGCGTCCGGGCCACCCCCTCCAGGCAGCAGGCGCCTGTCCCCTCGGGCTCTCAGCCGAGGAGGAGGAAGCCCCGCATGGGCTTCTGA
- the TAF1C gene encoding TATA box-binding protein-associated factor RNA polymerase I subunit C isoform X2: MDFPGSLPPTLFRTGPLGVSNTPDLSFMCSWRDALTLPEPLAQNSQNGVSCTAAAPLWEPETPGPLPLLPPGPDPWDPGVTARDLLFRGGIPFRRKPRAVLDVTEQLSRFLWDHGDIAFAPLGKLMLENFKLEGARSHSKKKTVVSVKSLLQDLGGHQPWGCPWASLSFRQRRFSILGGPVLGTSVAGLLGELLHEELATRWERLLLDDAFTGGALAWVPGRTPRVGQLVYPAGGALDKLHFQEVSVAPGGDPQALGDPGHIQLRGPVRQVVTHTVQGEALLAVRSDYHCALWKVSKQGRPAPLQVLQIGKGATGISLSPHLPGELAVCSRSGAVCLWTPQDGLQQIYKDPETLVFRDPSPWRWADFTAHPRVLTVGDRTGVKIIDTQGPPGCGLLLFRGGAEAACQKGERVLLTRYLGGCGPEPLCPTFHLILTQFSLYLVDERLPLVPLLKWNHDLPSAPLFAQLLPPPQPGHAQPLLLGGQGGHLRLLQLAGTGASAPRLAGPPQSLPSSSDSLSAFPLLEPKSQWRLQERLKAPTIGLAAVLMPSASAPVLFLFQLSAAGDVFHQSLRLQADPGLASGAPVASWTPQATARCGRWLKALLEVPLPPPVWAAPNFSHRRVLGCVEPRRMEQKVPEGLRAAMAEGRLLLRRDLGSAPSAEPPPAPEPGPEDELSARLEAAWEGRAAAWWESQQGGSSGPGKRPQRHKRRTQLSSTFSSLSGRLDLSDATSPPRSPDRTSPEARPQPPVTPPSQELTQEPWARGVPSERQQTLRDYMAKLPLRGDPPGGVPSPLSQASGVRATPSGQQPLQDGSAERPLRRHMLGGAAVPSSQTSGVRATPSRQQAPVPSGSQPRRRKPRMGF; encoded by the exons ATGGACTTCCCCGGCTCGCTCCCACCCACGTTGTTTAGGACCGGCCCCCTTGGTGTGAGTAACACCCCTGACCTGTCTTTCATGTGTAGCTGGAGAGACGCGCTCACCCTGCCTGAGCCCCTGGCCCAGAACTCCCAG AATGGGGTGTCGTGCACGGCCGCAGCCCCGCTCTGGGAGCCGGAGACCCCCGGGCCCCTTCCCTTGCTGCCTCCTGGTCCCG ATCCCTGGGACCCTGGGGTGACCGCCCGGGACCTGCTTTTCCGGGGAGGTATCCCGTTCCGAAGAAAGCCCCGGGCCGTGCTGGATGTGACGGAACAG CTCAGCCGCTTCCTGTGGGACCACGGGGACATAGCCTTTGCGCCCCTGGGGAAGCTGATGCTGGAGAATTTCAAACTAGAGGGAGCACGG AGCCATTCTAAGAAGAAGACAGTGGTCAGTGTGAAGAGTCTGCTCCAGGACCTCGGTGGACACCAGCCCTGGGG gtgtccctgggcttCCCTCAGCTTCCGACAGCGCCGGTTCTCCATCCTCGGGGGCCCCGTCCTGGGCACGTCCGTGGCCGGCCTGCTGGGAGAGCTGCTGCATGAGGAGCTGGCCACGCGGTGGGAGCGGCTCCTCCTGGACGACGCGTTTACCGGGGGCGCGTTGGCCTGGGTGCCCGGAAGGACGCCCCGGGTGGGACAGTTGGTCTACCCTGCGGGAGGCGCCCTGGACAAGCTGC ATTTCCAAGAGGTCAGCGTGGCCCCAGGTGGTGACCCCCAGGCCCTCGGCGACCCTGGCCACATCCAGCTCCGAGGGCCTGTCCGGCAGGTGGTGACCCACACCGTGCAAGGGGAAG CCCTGCTGGCTGTCCGGTCTGACTACCACTGTGCCCTGTGGAAGGTCAGTAAGCAGgggcgccccgcccccctccaggtGCTGCAGATCGGGAAGGGGGCCACAGGGATCAGCCTCAG CCCTCACCTGCCTGGGGAGCTGGCTGTCTGCAGCCGTTCGGGAGCCGTCTGTCTGTGGACCCCCCAGGATGG GCTGCAGCAAATCTACAAGGACCCCGAGACCCTTGTGTTCCGGGACCCCTCTCCCTGGCGCTGGGCAGACTTCACGGCCCATCCCCGGGTGCTGACCGTGGGTGACCGCACTGGAGTGAAGATTATCGACACTCAG GGCCCACCCGGGTGTGGTCTGCTGCTCTTTCGTGGGGGGGCAGAAGCAGCGTGCCAGAAAGGGGAGCGCGTCCTGCTGACCCGGTACCTGGGGGGGTGTGGCCCCGAGCCCCTGTGCCCCACGTTCCATCTCATCCTGACCCAG TTCTCGCTCTACCTGGTGGATGAGCGCCTCCCCTTGGTGCCCCTGCTGAAGTGGAATCACgacctcccctccgcccccctgtTTGCCCAGCTgctgcccccgccccagcccggGCACGCACAGCCGCTGCTGCTGGGGGGCCAGGGCGGGCACCTGCGGCTGCTGCAGCTCGCAG GAACGGGGGCCTCCGCGCCCCGGCTGGCGGGCCCCCCCCAGTCTCTCCCCTCCAGCAGCGACTCCCTCTCCGCGTTCCCCCTGCTGGAGCCCAAGAGTCAGTGGCGGCTGCAGGAGCGTCTGAAAGCGCCAACCATAG GTCTGGCTGCCGTGCTCATGCCCTCTGCCTCCGCGCCGGTCCTGTTCCTCTTCCAGCTTTCCGCGGCTGGGGATGTCTTCCACCAGAGCCTCCGCCTCCAGGCGGACCCCGGGCTCGCCTCCGGTGCCCCTGTGGCTTCCTGGACTCCCCAGGCCACCGCCCGCTGCGGCCGGTGGCTGAAGGCCCTGCTGGAGGTACCCCTGCCTCCCCCCGTGTGGGCAGCACCCAACTTCTCCCACCGCCGTGTGCTAGGCTGCGTGGAACCGCGGCGGATGGAACAGAAGGTGCCGGAGGGTCTCCGTGCAGCCATGGCCGAAGGGCGACTCCTGCTGCGGAGGGACCTGGGCTCCGCGCCCTCTGCGGAGCCACCCCCTGCCCCCGAGCCAGGCCCCGAGGACGAGCTCAGTGCGCGTTTGGAGGCAGCCTGGGAAGGCCGGGCGGCCGCCTGGTGGGAGAGCCAGCAGGGCGGGAGCTCGGGGCCCGGGAAACGGCCCCAGCGGCACAAGCGCCGGACTCAGCTGTCCAGCACTTTCTCCTCGCTCAGCGGCCGCCTGGACCTCTCGGACGCCACCAGCCCCCCCCGCAGCCCAGACCGGACGTCCCCTGAGGCCAGGCCTCAACCACCGGTGACCCCGCCCTCCCAGGAGCTGACCCAGGAGCCGTGGGCTCGGGGTGTCCCCTCGGAGAGGCAGCAGACGCTCCGGGACTACATGGCCAAGCTACCGCTCCGCGGGGACCCCCCAGGAGGCGTCCCCTCACCCCTGTCCCAGGCCTCTGGTGTCCGGGCCACCCCCTCCGGGCAGCAGCCCCTCCAGGATGGCTCAGCGGAGCGGCCGCTCCGAAGGCACATGCTGGGAGGTGCCGCCGTGCCCTCTTCCCAGACCTCCGGCGTCCGGGCCACCCCCTCCAGGCAGCAGGCGCCTGTCCCCTCGGGCTCTCAGCCGAGGAGGAGGAAGCCCCGCATGGGCTTCTGA
- the TAF1C gene encoding TATA box-binding protein-associated factor RNA polymerase I subunit C isoform X3 — MLENFKLEGARSHSKKKTVVSVKSLLQDLGGHQPWGCPWASLSFRQRRFSILGGPVLGTSVAGLLGELLHEELATRWERLLLDDAFTGGALAWVPGRTPRVGQLVYPAGGALDKLHFQEVSVAPGGDPQALGDPGHIQLRGPVRQVVTHTVQGEALLAVRSDYHCALWKVSKQGRPAPLQVLQIGKGATGISLSPHLPGELAVCSRSGAVCLWTPQDGLQQIYKDPETLVFRDPSPWRWADFTAHPRVLTVGDRTGVKIIDTQGPPGCGLLLFRGGAEAACQKGERVLLTRYLGGCGPEPLCPTFHLILTQFSLYLVDERLPLVPLLKWNHDLPSAPLFAQLLPPPQPGHAQPLLLGGQGGHLRLLQLAGTGASAPRLAGPPQSLPSSSDSLSAFPLLEPKSQWRLQERLKAPTIGLAAVLMPSASAPVLFLFQLSAAGDVFHQSLRLQADPGLASGAPVASWTPQATARCGRWLKALLEVPLPPPVWAAPNFSHRRVLGCVEPRRMEQKVPEGLRAAMAEGRLLLRRDLGSAPSAEPPPAPEPGPEDELSARLEAAWEGRAAAWWESQQGGSSGPGKRPQRHKRRTQLSSTFSSLSGRLDLSDATSPPRSPDRTSPEARPQPPVTPPSQELTQEPWARGVPSERQQTLRDYMAKLPLRGDPPGGVPSPLSQASGVRATPSGQQPLQDGSAERPLRRHMLGGAAVPSSQTSGVRATPSRQQAPVPSGSQPRRRKPRMGF, encoded by the exons ATGCTGGAGAATTTCAAACTAGAGGGAGCACGG AGCCATTCTAAGAAGAAGACAGTGGTCAGTGTGAAGAGTCTGCTCCAGGACCTCGGTGGACACCAGCCCTGGGG gtgtccctgggcttCCCTCAGCTTCCGACAGCGCCGGTTCTCCATCCTCGGGGGCCCCGTCCTGGGCACGTCCGTGGCCGGCCTGCTGGGAGAGCTGCTGCATGAGGAGCTGGCCACGCGGTGGGAGCGGCTCCTCCTGGACGACGCGTTTACCGGGGGCGCGTTGGCCTGGGTGCCCGGAAGGACGCCCCGGGTGGGACAGTTGGTCTACCCTGCGGGAGGCGCCCTGGACAAGCTGC ATTTCCAAGAGGTCAGCGTGGCCCCAGGTGGTGACCCCCAGGCCCTCGGCGACCCTGGCCACATCCAGCTCCGAGGGCCTGTCCGGCAGGTGGTGACCCACACCGTGCAAGGGGAAG CCCTGCTGGCTGTCCGGTCTGACTACCACTGTGCCCTGTGGAAGGTCAGTAAGCAGgggcgccccgcccccctccaggtGCTGCAGATCGGGAAGGGGGCCACAGGGATCAGCCTCAG CCCTCACCTGCCTGGGGAGCTGGCTGTCTGCAGCCGTTCGGGAGCCGTCTGTCTGTGGACCCCCCAGGATGG GCTGCAGCAAATCTACAAGGACCCCGAGACCCTTGTGTTCCGGGACCCCTCTCCCTGGCGCTGGGCAGACTTCACGGCCCATCCCCGGGTGCTGACCGTGGGTGACCGCACTGGAGTGAAGATTATCGACACTCAG GGCCCACCCGGGTGTGGTCTGCTGCTCTTTCGTGGGGGGGCAGAAGCAGCGTGCCAGAAAGGGGAGCGCGTCCTGCTGACCCGGTACCTGGGGGGGTGTGGCCCCGAGCCCCTGTGCCCCACGTTCCATCTCATCCTGACCCAG TTCTCGCTCTACCTGGTGGATGAGCGCCTCCCCTTGGTGCCCCTGCTGAAGTGGAATCACgacctcccctccgcccccctgtTTGCCCAGCTgctgcccccgccccagcccggGCACGCACAGCCGCTGCTGCTGGGGGGCCAGGGCGGGCACCTGCGGCTGCTGCAGCTCGCAG GAACGGGGGCCTCCGCGCCCCGGCTGGCGGGCCCCCCCCAGTCTCTCCCCTCCAGCAGCGACTCCCTCTCCGCGTTCCCCCTGCTGGAGCCCAAGAGTCAGTGGCGGCTGCAGGAGCGTCTGAAAGCGCCAACCATAG GTCTGGCTGCCGTGCTCATGCCCTCTGCCTCCGCGCCGGTCCTGTTCCTCTTCCAGCTTTCCGCGGCTGGGGATGTCTTCCACCAGAGCCTCCGCCTCCAGGCGGACCCCGGGCTCGCCTCCGGTGCCCCTGTGGCTTCCTGGACTCCCCAGGCCACCGCCCGCTGCGGCCGGTGGCTGAAGGCCCTGCTGGAGGTACCCCTGCCTCCCCCCGTGTGGGCAGCACCCAACTTCTCCCACCGCCGTGTGCTAGGCTGCGTGGAACCGCGGCGGATGGAACAGAAGGTGCCGGAGGGTCTCCGTGCAGCCATGGCCGAAGGGCGACTCCTGCTGCGGAGGGACCTGGGCTCCGCGCCCTCTGCGGAGCCACCCCCTGCCCCCGAGCCAGGCCCCGAGGACGAGCTCAGTGCGCGTTTGGAGGCAGCCTGGGAAGGCCGGGCGGCCGCCTGGTGGGAGAGCCAGCAGGGCGGGAGCTCGGGGCCCGGGAAACGGCCCCAGCGGCACAAGCGCCGGACTCAGCTGTCCAGCACTTTCTCCTCGCTCAGCGGCCGCCTGGACCTCTCGGACGCCACCAGCCCCCCCCGCAGCCCAGACCGGACGTCCCCTGAGGCCAGGCCTCAACCACCGGTGACCCCGCCCTCCCAGGAGCTGACCCAGGAGCCGTGGGCTCGGGGTGTCCCCTCGGAGAGGCAGCAGACGCTCCGGGACTACATGGCCAAGCTACCGCTCCGCGGGGACCCCCCAGGAGGCGTCCCCTCACCCCTGTCCCAGGCCTCTGGTGTCCGGGCCACCCCCTCCGGGCAGCAGCCCCTCCAGGATGGCTCAGCGGAGCGGCCGCTCCGAAGGCACATGCTGGGAGGTGCCGCCGTGCCCTCTTCCCAGACCTCCGGCGTCCGGGCCACCCCCTCCAGGCAGCAGGCGCCTGTCCCCTCGGGCTCTCAGCCGAGGAGGAGGAAGCCCCGCATGGGCTTCTGA